The genomic DNA ACCCGGTAGCGCTCGCCGATGACGATGCCGCCGGCATCGCCGAACAGCTTGCCGGCCGCTTCCATCCGCATCCAGTCGGTCTCGCCATGGATCGCACGTCGGCCCTTGATGCGGCGCGGCGTCGCTGCTGCTAAGGCGGCATTTCCCTTGATGGCGACGCGTAGCGCGAACATCGCGCTAACCAGCGCGATCGCCGCGCCGATCATCGTTCCCGGATCGGCATAGGCAAGCACGGATTGCCCCGCCGGCACGCGGTCCGCCAGAGCGGCGAGGCGCGCGCCCTCGCGGATGACGGCGATACCGATGACGGCCGCGCTTCCGGCTACGACGCCCCATCCGACCGCCCGGATCGCGATCGCGCCGGCCGCGGCGAAGAGCAGGATCAATCCGACCCCGCCAGTTAGCGCATAGGGTAGCGCGAGCCCGGCACGGCCGAGCATCAGCCGCGCCGCCTCGGTTTTACCGAAGCCCGCCAGCCAGTGCTCGGCGCCGGTCGTCGTGATCGCCACGGTGATCATGATCGCCGCCTGCAGGCCCGCGAGAAGCACCCTATTCATGATCGTGCCCGAAGGCTTCCGCGCCGATGGCGCTGAGCCGCGTTCGCTCGGCCTCGTCCTCGCTGGCGCGGCGATGCCCGTCGATCAGCAAGCCGAGAAGCAGTGCGCGCTTCTCGTAGCGCAGCCCCGCCTTCACGATCAGCCCGCCGAGCTCGATCTTCTCGCGCGTGTCCTTCTTGCGGGCGTCCGATGAGCTCGACCTGTGCATGCGCTCAAGCCTCGCGATCGCCGCCCTGAGGCGCGCCAGCCGCGAGCGTCGTGGACGCCCCGCCATTTGGCTGCCGGCCTGCGCCGCCCTTTCTCCCGGTCGATGCGCCACTGTCGCCACGAAACCGTTTCGCCACCACCTCGAAGGCCGAGAGCAGCGCCGTCTCCTCGATCTCGATCTCGCCGAGACCGGCCTTCAGCGCGATCCGACCGATGCGTTCGGCCTCGCGCGTCTCGGCCTGCCGCAGCTGGTCCTGCAGCCTGGCGATTTCCTCTCTGATCTGTCGCGACGGCTTCTTCATTCCGGTTGACCTTCCGCTGTCCGGTTTCTGCTGGATCGAGGCCCAGCTTTCCCCGGATGAGCGCCAGCGGCGACTAGTAAAAAAGCTAGTCGGCGAAGCCGACGCCGTTTGAGATCATCCCGGCCGTTCCGAAGGAGCGGCATCCAAGGGCGCAGTAATACGTCGCTGGTGCGACGTGCTGCGCCGGCCCTGGCGGGGCCGGCCTCTCCCGACGAACACGCCGTTCGAGACCTCGAGGGGAGACGCCGTCACCGTGGCGATCACGCATTTCACGCCCCAGCTCATCGGCCGCGGCAATGGCCGCAGCGCCTTGCTGTCGGCCGCGTATCGCCATTGCGCGCGGATGGAATACGAGGCCGAGGCCCGCACGGTCGACTATTCCAACAAGCGCAATCTCGCCCATGAGGAATTCCTGCTGCCGGCCGACGCGCCGGAATGGGCGCGGGCGCTGATCGCCGACCGCTCGGTCGCCGGCGCCGTGGAGGCGTTCTGGAACAGGGTCGAAGCGTTCGAGAGGCGCGAGGATGCGCAGTTCGCCCGGGAATTCATCATCGCGCTGCCCGTGGAGCTGTCCAAGG from Ancylobacter sp. IITR112 includes the following:
- the traD gene encoding type IV conjugative transfer system coupling protein TraD — encoded protein: MHRSSSSDARKKDTREKIELGGLIVKAGLRYEKRALLLGLLIDGHRRASEDEAERTRLSAIGAEAFGHDHE
- the traC gene encoding conjugal transfer protein TraC codes for the protein MKKPSRQIREEIARLQDQLRQAETREAERIGRIALKAGLGEIEIEETALLSAFEVVAKRFRGDSGASTGRKGGAGRQPNGGASTTLAAGAPQGGDREA